The proteins below come from a single Mya arenaria isolate MELC-2E11 chromosome 6, ASM2691426v1 genomic window:
- the LOC128236954 gene encoding uncharacterized protein LOC128236954, translated as MGSDRRPRVLAAGGLCWNSLGSLLSLLALGLPSWVAFHKTFDTVAIGVSSVVNTSSLTIDYSYGLWRYCSKTSTNTILSDTCADVATSTDGEQTTVCLLVLSIILQVNAAINTTFFFSLFRGANICLYVASVSYLGAEILSLIGLVVFGTGGHSRVINEHATLDFNAGNLRVSFWLVLVCCVCVIAALVLTILAIFYQRRISSVYGSKDNLLDVSTPEQSVEKQMLKEDEFDTDTKSASELHFTEKGVRTLYLEHGSDSEDEIGNVIFSKAPVSHDFLSDVNGLDEQKFGLKDKLRWRDGASPSEEQDTEVDDKDKGISADMSVEVKDSKHEQSDIEPKSKIEESDHKERTDEPGYVNIEELTKRIEANEAYMNEVGKIMQEIDDQGEEESDEEVPEEDMIFATMEDKESPAAKPRRSQQLGAKPKVKFHDLTPVESSPSSSMLEKLDRIEPIIVEPRTSTQMEDYPVHLDADYESEGEVMLVTSRTNKLDDDNVPPPAFYHLANEMDESAPKIKKLKTKKAFGAEGARPKTFKPKSRSIKKKKLKVTKERKRMLEAREDKFKAVEEIYGVPQVIIGTYGSHPAPRSLYHKKEPPEAVKKSAKRFMDTFKAYRTLRKKIDEEKQEEANKDK; from the exons ATGGGGTCGGACCGGAGGCCGCGTGTTCTGGCAGCCGGCGGGCTGTGCTGGAACTCGTTGGGGTCGCTGCTCTCGCTGCTCGCCCTCGGGCTTCCGTCCTGGGTCGCCTTTCACAAGACGTTCGATACTGTCGCCATAGGTGTGTCTAGTGTGGTTAACACGTCCAGCCTCACCATTGACTACAGCTACGGTCTCTGGCGCTATTGCAGTAAAACCTCCACAAACACAATCCTTTCGGACACCTGCGCCGATGTCGCCACGTCTACCG ATGGTGAGCAGACGACAGTATGTCTGCTGGTTCTGTCCATCATCCTGCAGGTGAACGCCGCCATCAACACGACCTTCTTCTTTTCGCTCTTCCGTGGGGCGAACATCTGCCTCTACGTCGCGAGCGTCTCCTATCTCGGCGCCG AGATTCTCAGCCTTATTGGATTAGTAGTATTTGGCACTGGCGGCCACTCGCGGGTCATCAATGAACACGCAACTCTGGATTTCAACGCTGGCAACCTTCGCGTCTCGTTTTGGCTCGTGCTCGTATGCTGTGTCTGTGTCATTGCGGCGCTTGTCCTCACCATTCTTGCAATCTTCTACCAACGTAGAATCAGTAGCGTTTATGGTTCCAAAGATAACCTCCTTGACGTTTCCACTCCAGAACAATCGGTAGAAAAACAAATGCTCAAGGAAGATGAATTCGATACAGATACAAAGTCTGCTAGCGAATTGCATTTCACTGAAAAAGGTGTGCGGACGTTGTACTTGGAGCATGGAAGTGATTCCGAAGATGAAATTGggaatgttatattttcaaaggcCCCCGTGTCTCATGATTTCCTTTCGGATGTTAATGGTCTCGACGAACAAAAGTTTGGTCTTAAAGATAAATTAAGATGGCGAGACGGAGCAAGTCCGTCAGAAGAACAAGACACTGAAGTTGATGACAAGGACAAAGGAATAAGCGCCGATATGTCTGTGGAAGTCAAAGACTCTAAGCATGAACAAAGTGATATTGAACCTAAGAGTAAGATTGAGGAGAGCGATCATAAAGAGCGTACTGACGAACCTGGATATGTGAATATAGAAGAACTAACTAAACGAATCGAAGCAAACGAGGCTTATATGAACGAAGTTGGCAAAATAATGCAAGAAATTGACGATCAAGGGGAGGAAGAATCTGACGAGGAAGTTCCAGAGGAAGATATGATATTTGCTACCATGGAAGACAAAGAATCGCCAGCTGCTAAACCTAGGCGTAGCCAACAGTTGGGTGCAAAACCGAAGGTTAAATTCCATGACCTTACTCCAGTTGAGAGCTCACCTTCCTCTTCTATGTTAGAGAAGTTGGACAGAATTGAACCCATCATAGTTGAACCAAGAACCAGTACTCAGATGGAAGACTACCCAGTTCATTTAGACGCTGATTACGAAAGTGAAGGTGAAGTGATGTTAGTGACTTCCCGGACAAATAAACTAGATGATGATAATGTACCTCCACCAGCGTTTTACCATTTGGCAAATGAAATGGATGAAAGTGCCCCAAAgattaagaaattaaaaacaaagaaagcaTTTGGAGCTGAGGGTGCGCGACCAAAAACTTTTAAACCAAAATCCAGATCAATAAAGAAGAAAAAGCTTAAGGTCACAAAGGAGCGGAAAAGGATGTTAGAGGCAAGAGAAGACAAGTTCAAGGCAGTAGAGGAGATTTATGGTGTTCCTCAGGTTATTATAGGGACGTACGGGTCCCATCCTGCACCCAGGTCTCTTTACCATAAGAAAGAACCGCCAGAGGCTGTGAAAAAGTCTGCTAAACGATTCATGGACACTTTTAAAGCTTACAGAACTCTAAGAAAGAAAATAGATGAAGAAAAGCAAGAGGAAGCCAACAAAGACAAATAG
- the LOC128238660 gene encoding LOW QUALITY PROTEIN: glycoprotein endo-alpha-1,2-mannosidase-like (The sequence of the model RefSeq protein was modified relative to this genomic sequence to represent the inferred CDS: inserted 2 bases in 1 codon), protein MFLFKRKCRFLKVLFAVALSVTCLMGMMLLKTAHYGNETGVHQWGWNFSGITNNHIYVLKHPRNIFPAIINHKSFTQNRSHKSNIDVLEQHKLSYLTEISSNKYSSHVSNTIVEQEGEDKSVANCIEMDIDNTIEPNQNVHTFYYPWYGNPGHDGRYLHWNHVQISHWDKNEARKWPQGQHEPPDDVGSNFYPQLGPYSSSDPGTISCHMRMMRYAGIGVLAVSWYPPGDGDQNGLDPDTLLPLLLDTAYTHGLKVALHVEPFKGRDHLTMKSQLRYIMEKYGPHPAFYRTSVGDKLNLPLLYXYDSYLTSADKWAEIMKPGGRETVRGTELDAIFIGLLVERTHQNEILKAGFDGFYTYFASNGFVYGSTWNNWPLMSKWAKSNRLLFIPSVGPGYVDTEVRPWNQRNTKLRLDGKYYRQSVENALSTGSTFVSITSFNEWHEGSQIEPAVKKLAPSRKYEDYGVKGPLFYLDLTKEWVQRLRG, encoded by the exons ATGTTTCTATTTAAAAGGAAATGCCGTTTTCTTAAGGTGTTATTTGCAGTTGCTTTATCAGTGACTTGCCTGATGGgaatgatgttgttaaaaacagCACATTATGGCAATGAAACTGGTGTGCATCAGTGGGGATGGAATTTCAGTGGCATCACAAACAATCATATTTATGTGCTTAAACAtccaagaaacatttttccagctattataaatcataaatcatttacCCAAAATCGTTCACATAAAAGTAACATTGATGTGCTTGAGCAACACAAACTCTCCTATTTAACTGAgatttcatcaaataaatatagttCTCATGTCAGCAATACTATTGTGGAGCAAGAAGGTGAAGACAAATCTGTTGCGAATTGCATTGAAATGGATATTGACAATACAATAGAACCAAACCAGAATGTTCACACCTTTTACTACCCCTGGTATGGAAACCCTGGACATGACGGACGATATCTGCATTGGAACCATGTCCAGATTTCCCACTGGGACAAAAACGAGGCGAGGAAATGGCCACAGGGTCAGCATGAGCCGCCGGATGATGTGGGCTCTAACTTCTACCCTCAGCTTGGCCCCTACAGCTCCTCTGATCCAGGCACCATCAGTTGCCACATGCGCATGATGAGATATGCTGGCATAG GTGTGTTGGCAGTATCATGGTACCCACCAGGTGATGGGGACCAGAACGGACTTGACCCAGACACCCTCCTTCCTCTACTGCTGGACACTGCATACACACACGGTCTTAAG gttGCCCTTCATGTGGAGCCCTTTAAAGGCAGGGATCATCTGACCATGAAATCACAACTTCGCTACATCATGGAAAAATACGGCCCACACCCAGCGTTCTACAGAACGAGTGTAGGGGACAAGCTCAACCTACCCCTGTTGTA ATATGATTCTTATCTCACCAGTGCCGACAAATGGGCGGAGATTATGAAACCTGGGGGACGTGAAACAGTCAGGGGAACCGAACTAGATGCTATATTTATAGGACTGCTTGTAGAGAGAACGCATCAAAATGAAATCCTGAAGGCAGGTTTTGATggtttttatacatattttgcttcaaatgggTTTGTGTATGGAAGCACATGGAACAACTGGCCATTGATGTCAAAGTGGGCAAAGTCCAACAGGTTGTTGTTTATACCCAGCGTTGGACCGGGGTATGTTGACACAGAGGTGAGACCATGGAACCAGCGGAACACTAAGCTGAGGCTGGATGGGAAGTATTACAGGCAATCTGTGGAGAATGCCTTGAGTACAGGCTCCACATTTGTATCTATAACATCGTTTAATGAATGGCACGAGGGTTCACAGATTGAGCCAGCAGTGAAAAAGCTTGCTCCGTCACGCAAGTACGAAGACTATGGTGTTAAGGGGCCACTGTTTTACTTAGATCTCACTAAGGAGTGGGTTCAAAGGTTAAGGGGatga